The following proteins are encoded in a genomic region of Cercospora beticola chromosome 8, complete sequence:
- a CDS encoding uncharacterized protein (BUSCO:EOG09264OBA), protein MSLFSVNAILVLSTDDSSRILAKYYSPPHIPSNAQGNNYPGAQPYQTLKDQKAFEKGLLEKTAKQTSDVILYDNRVVVFKNEADVMLYVVGGSDENEIMLYNVVLALRDSLNILLKNSVDKRTLIENYDLASLAIDEIVDDGIILETDPVIIASRVSRPPVQDIPNMQGIDLSEEGLLKIYQFGKQKLGERLRQGL, encoded by the exons CGTCAACGCTATCCTCGTGCTCTCGACTGACGACTCGTCCCGCATCCTGGCGAAATACTACAGCCCACCGCATATCCCCTCCAACGCTCAGGGCAACAACTACCCCGGCGCGCAACCTTATCAGACACTCAAAGATCAAAAAGCATTCGAGAAAGGATTGCTGGAGAAGACGGCGAAGCAGACTAGCGATGTCATCCTCTACGACAACCGAGTGGTGGTATTCAAGAATGAGGCAGATGTAATGCTGTACGTTGTGGGAGGCAGCGATGAGAACGAGATCATGCTGTACAATGTGGTGCTGGCATTGCGGGACAGCTTGAACATTCTGTTGAA GAACTCTGTCGACAAGCGCACGTTGATCGAAAACTATGACCTTGCTTCCCTTGCGATCGACGAGATCGTAGATGACGGTATCATCCTCGAGACCGATCCTGTCATCATTGCCAGCCGAGTCAGCAGACCGCCGGTCCAGGATATTCCAAACATGCAAGGAATCGATCTTTCAGAAGAGGGGTTGCTCAAGATATATCAATTCGGCAAGCAAAAGTTGGGCGAGAGGTTACGACAAGGATTGTGA